TATCGTGAACTAGCAGAAGACTTAGTCGTTTTACCTGCACATTTCATGATTATAGAGGAATTAAATGAAGATGGTACAGTAGCAAGACGACTTGGTGATCTCTACAGTGACAACCATGGCTTGAATATCGAAGACGAGGAAGAATTCCGGCTTACAGTTACTGATAATCTACCACCGCAACCAAATGCATACGAACAAATTCGCCAAGTAAACATGGGTAAAATCACGCCTGACAATGAGGAACAAACTGAAATGGAAATCGGTCCAAACCGATGTGCCGTTCGATAATTTATTTTTAATAAACCGGTTTGATGTTTTAAAAAAAATGGCTGTTATCTTATATCAAATTTGGGATTGATTTTCCATGCAATATTTAACCTGAACCAACCAAAAAATAGTAAAGGAGTAATTCATATGAACATTACCAAAACATTAGATGCAAAGGGTTTGGCATGTCCAATGCCTGTTGTTAGAACAAAAAAGGCAATTGATACGATTAACTCTGGTGAAGTGCTTGAAGTGCTTGCAACAGACAAGGGAGCCCTAAGTGATATCCCAGCATGGGCAAACTCAGGTGGTCATAGCCTATTGGAACAAAAGACAGAAGAAGACGTTCTATATTTCTATATTCAAAAAGCATAATGAAAACTAAATAGCGAGTAGAAACCACTACTCGCTTTTCTTAAATAGAAAGAAGGGTGATGCATGGATTTAACATTTCTCATCGTAGTATTTGCAATTGGATTTATTGGCTCCTTTTTATCTGGTATGTTAGGTGTCGGTGGTTCAATTATTAAGTATCCAATGTTATTGTATATTCCGCCATTATTCGGTCTAGTTGCTTTTACAGCTCATGAGGTTTCTGGAATAAGTGCTGTGCAAGTGCTGTTTGCATCTATTGCGGGAGTATGGGCGTACCGAAAAGGCGGTTACCTGAACAGACAACTCATCATTTATATGGGTGGAGCAATCTTAATTGGCAGCCTGATTGGCAGTTACGGCTCAAGCTACTTATCAGAACAAGCAGTAAATGTCGTGTATGGTATTCTTGCTGCAATTGCTGCTGTGATGATGTTTGTACCGAAAAAGCCAGTAGATGATAAACCGCTAAATGAAGTAACATTTAATAAGCTGTTAGCAGCAATATTAGCTTTAATAGTTGGAATAGCATCTGGAATAGTTGGTGCCGCAGGAGGATTTCTTCTTGTACCTATCATGTTAACTGTGTTGCACATACCAACACGAATGACAATTGCAACAAGTCTGGCCGTTACGTTTATTTCTTCCATCGGAGGCAGTGCAGGTAAACTTATTACCGGCCAAGTAGATTATTGGCCAGCAATTATTATGATTGTGGCGAGTCTGCTAGCAGCACCACTTGGGGCAAAAGCTGGCAAGAATATGAATACAAGCATTTTACAAGTTATTTTAGCAATAATGATTGCAGGTACTGCTGTGAAAATATGGTTCGATATTTTGGTGTAATGGAATTAATGCTATGGCAGGTTAGATCTAAAGCTTGAAGGAGCGGGTACCGTGACAAGCATCGGTAAGGAGTGATAATAAATGGAATATGATAAAGCGGTTGTCAATCGATTAAAACGAATTGAAGGACAGATCAGAGGCGTTTTAAGTATGGTTGAGAAGAACGAAGACTGTAAAGATGTCATTACTCAGTTATCTGCTTCACGAAGTGCAGTCGATCGTACCATCGGTTTGATTGTAAGTATGAACTTAGAACAATGTGTTCGGGAAAATATAGCAAATGGTGAAAATACAAATCAAGTGGTGAAAGAAGCAGTAAGTTTATTAGTTAAAAGCAGATAAGTTCAGCTGTTCAGTTATAGGGAGAGTCAATGAATTTTTTAAAAATATTAATATACCCGTTTAGGTATAGGGTAGATCGTTTTCCCGAACTAAATAGCTAAAATATACCCATTAGGAGAGTTAAGTATTTTATGGATATTATACAATGGATTATTGTAATAATAATTGCAGCATTTCTTATTAATCGTTTTATGCCAGCAAAAGGTATTACGAGTATTAGTGTTCAGGAGGCTAAAAGTAAATTTAAGGATAATGAAGTACAATTTATTGATGTTCGTACGCCTGGTGAATATAAAGCAAACCACCGGAAACCATTTAAAAATATTCCCTTATCCAATTTACCTGGCAAAATGAATACTTTAGATAAAGAAAAAGAAGTCGTTGTTATTTGTCAAAGTGGTATGAGAAGTCAAAGAGCAGCAAAAATGCTGAAGAAACAAGGCTTTCAAAGGATATACAATGTTAAGGGCGGTATGGGTGCCTGGATTTAGGAAAAGAGGTTGAATCATGGTAAAGCAAGTAACACCAGAAGAAGTAGCGAACCGATTTCAAAATGGTGAAGAAGTATCTGTAATTGATGTTCGGGAAAGCAGTGAAGTAGCTGCCGGCAAAATACCTGGTGCAAATCATATTCCTTTAGGTCAACTCGCTCTGCGCAAAGGTGAATTAGATAAGGAAAAAAACTATGTGATTGTTTGCCGATCAGGTAATCGCAGTAAAGCTGCTTGCGGGATTCTGGAAGCATTAGGCTTTAAAGTAGAGGATATGATTGACGGAATGAATAACTGGGATGGCAAAACAGAGTGAGAATAAGAAGGCTGTCGGATTGCTTGTAAAAAATGATAGTTGCCACACTTTTTTAGCTTTATAAATACCTGTATAGGTATGCGGGAAGTGTGATATAAAATATTTATTCAAAAAACTATACTGTTTAAGTAAATAAATAAGGAGAGATTTGAAAATGAATACAGTAACTGTTTATACAACAACAACATGTCCATATTGTGTTATGGTAAAGAACTTTTTATCAGAAAAAAACATTCCATTTAAAGAAGTGAATGTGGAAACAAATCCTGAAATTATGCAAAAGCTTGTAAAAACAACAGGACAAATGGGAGTTCCTCAAACAGAGGTCAATGGTCAATGGATTGTAGGCTTTGATCCAAATAAGATTATGATGGCGTTAAGATAAAGCCTGGAGTATACAAGAAAAAAGAGAGATCGGAAGGGAGTAACTTCCGATCTCCAATCTTATGATTTAATCCGTTTAAACAGCACATTATTTTCTAAGTGAACGTGCTGGAACGTATCTGTTTCTAACCCTGCTAATCTTGCATACGTTATTTGATAGGAATTGCAAGCTCCAGCTGGCGGGATGAAATCATTTGTAATTTCTCGTATTCTTTTTAAAATATCCCCTTGTGACTCGTGTTCATCCTCTAATCCGCCATTTGCTTCATGAATCCTCTCTGCAAGTTCCTGACTTGGATTTTTTTCGTATTCCTTAATCAATGGAAATACTTCAGTCTCTTCTTTAATCATATGTGCTTCCATGTCCACTTTAAAATTATTATATAATTTGTGCAGTTCCTGAAGATGGGGATGTGCGGCTCCATGTACACGGAAAACTTTCGTTACAAATTGTCCTAATGGAGCAAGCTCCTCGTTTAAATAAGCGTGATGTTTGTCGACAATATGATCCACTAATTCGGAAAGTGGGATCCCGTCCCAATCGATAACCTCATGGTCTTCTTTTCTCCAGCTATCGTATGCAGTATTCAATTCTGACAGAACAGCGGCTTCATCCATACTTTTTTCAGTGAAAACGGTACCCAATGGGCGATCTCCCCCACAGCAAAAGTCGATACGTCTTTTCTTGAACAGATCACTCGCTTTTGGAAAAACCTTCACGATTTCTGCTGGTGTATGCTTAACTGTAAATGTATTCATATTATGACCTCCAATTTATTTATCTATCTTCATGATAATGGAGGTTGTTCGATTTTTCTGTGATGGAAATCACATAGAAACAATTTTTTTATAGAGTTGCTAGAAGTAACAAATCTTTATACAGCAGTATCAATTGAATTTATCTATTTATCAATCTTCTTTTCCCTCTTGTGTATTTTTTATGCTATATTAGTAAGCATAAACCGTTATGGGTTATATATTAAAAGTGGTTTTGAATCTTAGGGTATTTCAAAAGCCAACTGAAGGATTATCTAACAAGTGTGGGTTCAAAAAGGAGGATAAAAAGGACTGAGGTCGGCTAAGGTCGCAACGTCCTGGGACTGCGATTACTCGTCCCACCGAAAAGATTTGTTGCAACGCCGACACTAGCACGTCCTATGCGTCGAAGTTCGAGGCGGCGTAGCTCCCCGTACCGGAGCGTATGCAATTAATACGCAAGGAACGGAAAAGCCAAGCCAACGAGCTTCCACAGGATGTGGTGACTTCGACGTTCGTCATAGGACGTGTCGGTACTTAGTTGAAGGTCTACTGCTTTTGATGTGTCATTTTTACCGGACTTTTTCAACAACCTCTAACAAGTTAAAAAGATAAATTAGTTATTTAATATACGCAGATTAGTTTAGCAGAAGGAGCTGTTATGATGGGGAAAATTATTAAGTCAGAATCCTTGCATTTACAAGCCTATCATTTGATTAAAGAAGCAATTATGGAAGGAAACTTAAAGCCTGCTGAACGTGTCGTAGAAGCTAAGGTCGCAAGTAAGCTTGGGACTAGCAGGGGAACAGTAAGAGAAGCGATTCGGATGTTAACGCAGGATGGCCTGCTAATCTATAACGATGGTTTCGTAAAGGTGTATGAGCCAACAGTAGAAGATGTTGTGGATATATTTGAGTGCAGGGAAAGTCTTGAAGTGTTAGCCGTTCGCCTTGCTATTAAGAATCTGACTGACGAAGTAAAGGAAAGTTTAGCTCATAATTTACAGGAAACGAAAAAAGTGAAACCGGATTCCCCAGAACTTGGTCAGCTGGATCAGCAATTCCATACAATCATTACCGAAGCTTCCAACAATGGGCAACTGATTAAATTGCTTGAAGTTATCAAAGTTAAAACGCATTATATGCGAAAGAGTATGGTTGGTGGATCGTTTTACCCTTCTTTTATAGAAGACCATGAACAAATTTATGAATTGATGCTTAGCGGGAATGAAGAAGAAGCAGCCAATTTAATGAGCATCCATATTAAAAAAGCTCTGGAAGGTGTGTTAATGCATATTAAATCTTAATCCGATTAAAAATGGATTAAGATTTTTTATTTGTTTTTAATTTTTGGTTGACAGTTAACTGTTGGGTGAATATAATTAGAGCTGTAATATTTTGAAAATAATAAAGATAGTAAAAAGTTAGTTGCTATTTTTAAATCTTATATGGATGCACTTAAACAAATATACTTGATTCAGGGAAAGGGTGAAAGAAATGAAGGGAGAATTGAAAGTCGGGGACTCGGCCATTCTCGAAATAGAAGTGACGGAAGATATGTTTGCTCAATTTGGCGACGAATTAGTACATCCTGCTTATTCCACCGCTTCCATGGTCTATCACATGGAATGGGTATCAAGGGACCTGTTACTTCCTTTTCTGAGAGAACATGAGGAAAGCGCAGGAGCCGCTGTAAAACTCAAGCACATCGCCCCATCAGCATTAGGAACGAAAGTTAAGGTGGAAGCTGTCGTAACAAGTATTACCGAAAAGCAAGTAATAACAAAAGTTACTGCTAAAAATGAAAACGGTATCATCGGGGAAGGAGAAGTGAAACAGGCAATTCTGCCAAAAAATACGATGCAAAGCAAATTAGATGAACAATTGCAGCTAAATAAATAAGTGGAGGTAGTTTTTTTGAAACAGCTTGAACTAGTCAAACCAATGGAGAAAAATACATTTGAAAAAATAGCAAATCATGAACAAGTGATGTTCTGTAATGACCCGGCAACTGGACTTCAGGCAATTATAGCCATTCATGACACTACCCTCGGACCTGCATTGGGCGGAACAAGGATGTACCCTTATAAAAGTGTTGATGAGGCATTGGAGGATGTCCTGCGACTGTCAGAAGGGATGACCTATAAATGTGCAGCTTCCGGTCTGGATTTTGGTGGGGGAAAGGCAGTCATTATTGGCGATCCCGAAAAAGATAAATCACCAGCATTATTTCGGTCATTTGGACAATTTGTTGATTCCTTGAATGGCCGTTTTTATACAGGTACAGATATGGGAACAACAACCGATGATTTTGTGGAGGCATTTAAGGAAACCAATTTTATTAATGGAATTCCTGAGGCATATGGAGGAAGCGGTGATTCCTCTATTTCAACCGCACATGGAGTGGTTTACGCGTTAAAAGCAACGAATGAATACCTGTTTAAACATAAAGATTTGGGAAACAGAACATATGCGATTCAAGGATTAGGAAAAGTCGGTTATAAGGTAGCCGAACAATTATTAGCGGCTGGAGCCGAAATTTATGTCACTGATCTTAATCGGGATGTACTTAGTCAGATAAAAACAAAAGCAGAAGAGACAAATGGAGAAGTCCATGTGGTAGATAGTGACGCCATTTATCGTACAAATGCAGATATCTTTATCCCTTGTGCAATGGGGGCAATTATCAATGACCAAACCGTCGAACAGCTGCAAGTAAGAGCTATTGTTGGTTCAGCAAACAATCAGCTGCAAACTCTAAATCACGCAAAAACACTTCAAGAAAAGGGGATTTTATACGCTCCGGATTATATTGTTAATGCCGGGGGTCTAATCCAAGTTGCGGATGAATTATATGGTCCTAATTCTAAACGGGTACTTGTAAAGACAAAAGCA
This region of Oceanobacillus sp. FSL K6-2867 genomic DNA includes:
- a CDS encoding sulfurtransferase TusA family protein, giving the protein MNITKTLDAKGLACPMPVVRTKKAIDTINSGEVLEVLATDKGALSDIPAWANSGGHSLLEQKTEEDVLYFYIQKA
- a CDS encoding sulfite exporter TauE/SafE family protein encodes the protein MDLTFLIVVFAIGFIGSFLSGMLGVGGSIIKYPMLLYIPPLFGLVAFTAHEVSGISAVQVLFASIAGVWAYRKGGYLNRQLIIYMGGAILIGSLIGSYGSSYLSEQAVNVVYGILAAIAAVMMFVPKKPVDDKPLNEVTFNKLLAAILALIVGIASGIVGAAGGFLLVPIMLTVLHIPTRMTIATSLAVTFISSIGGSAGKLITGQVDYWPAIIMIVASLLAAPLGAKAGKNMNTSILQVILAIMIAGTAVKIWFDILV
- a CDS encoding metal-sensitive transcriptional regulator, translated to MEYDKAVVNRLKRIEGQIRGVLSMVEKNEDCKDVITQLSASRSAVDRTIGLIVSMNLEQCVRENIANGENTNQVVKEAVSLLVKSR
- a CDS encoding rhodanese-like domain-containing protein — translated: MDIIQWIIVIIIAAFLINRFMPAKGITSISVQEAKSKFKDNEVQFIDVRTPGEYKANHRKPFKNIPLSNLPGKMNTLDKEKEVVVICQSGMRSQRAAKMLKKQGFQRIYNVKGGMGAWI
- a CDS encoding rhodanese-like domain-containing protein, producing the protein MVKQVTPEEVANRFQNGEEVSVIDVRESSEVAAGKIPGANHIPLGQLALRKGELDKEKNYVIVCRSGNRSKAACGILEALGFKVEDMIDGMNNWDGKTE
- a CDS encoding glutaredoxin domain-containing protein — translated: MNTVTVYTTTTCPYCVMVKNFLSEKNIPFKEVNVETNPEIMQKLVKTTGQMGVPQTEVNGQWIVGFDPNKIMMALR
- the ric gene encoding iron-sulfur cluster repair di-iron protein gives rise to the protein MNTFTVKHTPAEIVKVFPKASDLFKKRRIDFCCGGDRPLGTVFTEKSMDEAAVLSELNTAYDSWRKEDHEVIDWDGIPLSELVDHIVDKHHAYLNEELAPLGQFVTKVFRVHGAAHPHLQELHKLYNNFKVDMEAHMIKEETEVFPLIKEYEKNPSQELAERIHEANGGLEDEHESQGDILKRIREITNDFIPPAGACNSYQITYARLAGLETDTFQHVHLENNVLFKRIKS
- a CDS encoding GntR family transcriptional regulator; translation: MGKIIKSESLHLQAYHLIKEAIMEGNLKPAERVVEAKVASKLGTSRGTVREAIRMLTQDGLLIYNDGFVKVYEPTVEDVVDIFECRESLEVLAVRLAIKNLTDEVKESLAHNLQETKKVKPDSPELGQLDQQFHTIITEASNNGQLIKLLEVIKVKTHYMRKSMVGGSFYPSFIEDHEQIYELMLSGNEEEAANLMSIHIKKALEGVLMHIKS
- a CDS encoding thioesterase — encoded protein: MKGELKVGDSAILEIEVTEDMFAQFGDELVHPAYSTASMVYHMEWVSRDLLLPFLREHEESAGAAVKLKHIAPSALGTKVKVEAVVTSITEKQVITKVTAKNENGIIGEGEVKQAILPKNTMQSKLDEQLQLNK
- a CDS encoding amino acid dehydrogenase; this encodes MEKNTFEKIANHEQVMFCNDPATGLQAIIAIHDTTLGPALGGTRMYPYKSVDEALEDVLRLSEGMTYKCAASGLDFGGGKAVIIGDPEKDKSPALFRSFGQFVDSLNGRFYTGTDMGTTTDDFVEAFKETNFINGIPEAYGGSGDSSISTAHGVVYALKATNEYLFKHKDLGNRTYAIQGLGKVGYKVAEQLLAAGAEIYVTDLNRDVLSQIKTKAEETNGEVHVVDSDAIYRTNADIFIPCAMGAIINDQTVEQLQVRAIVGSANNQLQTLNHAKTLQEKGILYAPDYIVNAGGLIQVADELYGPNSKRVLVKTKAIYHSLYDIYQQAEMDAITTVEAANRKVRTVLNEQKNRNNFYARKRRPKWNIRE